The sequence below is a genomic window from candidate division WOR-3 bacterium.
TGTTGAAAAAGAAGTCAAAGAAATTTTGAATGTCCCTGATGATGTGAAGGTTGTGGCGCTTACTCCTATAGGTTATCCTGCTGAAGAGCCCAAAGACAGAGGTAGAAAATCCATTGAAGAAATCGTGTCGTACGATAAATATTAAATTAAAAATTATACCTGACGATTGATTCTGCTCCACCTGTATTCTCGTCAAACTCAACAATTACACAATTGGCGAGAATGTCCTTTTTCATAATCTTGAATTTCTGCGGAAGCAGAAATAAAAAATGTTGTATGATCTCCTCTTTTTTATCACCGATTATCGAATCAGCGGATCCCACCATTCCGACATCGGTGATATAGGCGGTTCTATTATCGATAATCGTTTCGTCCGCCGTCTGAACATGCGTGTGGGTTCCGATAAAGGCGGTAACTCCACCGGCAAGATAAAAAGCAAGCGCCCTTTTTTCGCTCGTTGCTTCGGCGTGAAAATCGACAAAAATATTCGGGGTTTCTTGCTGAATCATTTCGACAATCCTCTTGCCGACGACGAATGGATTTTCCAGCGGTTTCATAAAAATCCTTCCCTCAAGATTCAGCACCCCTATCTTGACACCTTTTTTTTCATAAATAAAATACCCTCTTCCCGGTGTACCTTCCGGATAATTCGCAGGCCTTAATAAACGTGTTTCCTCCTGAAGATATTTATAGACCGCCTTGTGCTTCCAGACATGATTACCTGTAGTGATACAATCAACGCCGCACGAAAACAACTTCTTTGCGGTCTCTTCGGTTATTCCGATCCCGCCGGCGAGGTTTTCACCCTGAGCAATAGTGAAAAAGATGTTCTCTTTCTCTATCACCTCAGGTAAATATTTAATGAGTCTGGTTCTTCCGGGTTTACCGATTATGTCACCGATGAAGAGAACTTTCATTCTTCAAAAGTTCGGATCTCTTAGAGAACCTGAGACAGGCAGTCTACAAATCTATCTATCTCCTCTTTACTTCTCTTTTCAGTAACCGAGATTAAAAGTCCGTTATCCTGCTTTTTTTCAAATATTGAAAGAGGTACACCTCCGAATATTTTATATTCAAGAAGTGCATCGACGACTTCTGCTGACGGTTTTTCTGTTTCTACAGCGAATTCTTTGAAGAACTCTCGTTTAAAGAGAGGTTTGATTCCTTTTAATTCTTTTATTCTCGCATAAAGATAATGACTCTTTGAAACACAGAGATTTCCGATATCGATTATTCCCTGTTTACCGAGGCAGCAAAGATAAATCAAGGAACTCAAGGCACAGAGCGCTTCATTGGTACAGATATTCGACGTCGCTTTTTCCCTTCTTATATGTTGTTCCCTTGTTTGAAGGGTCAAAACAAATCCCCTCTTGCCCTCCACATCCGTAGTCTCACCGACGATCCTGCCCGGTAAGGAACGCACATATTCCTTTTTTGCCGCAAAGATGCCGAGAAGCGGACCACCGAACCCCTGGCTGATACCGAGT
It includes:
- a CDS encoding TIGR00282 family metallophosphoesterase yields the protein MKVLFIGDIIGKPGRTRLIKYLPEVIEKENIFFTIAQGENLAGGIGITEETAKKLFSCGVDCITTGNHVWKHKAVYKYLQEETRLLRPANYPEGTPGRGYFIYEKKGVKIGVLNLEGRIFMKPLENPFVVGKRIVEMIQQETPNIFVDFHAEATSEKRALAFYLAGGVTAFIGTHTHVQTADETIIDNRTAYITDVGMVGSADSIIGDKKEEIIQHFLFLLPQKFKIMKKDILANCVIVEFDENTGGAESIVRYNF